One window of Dyadobacter sandarakinus genomic DNA carries:
- a CDS encoding c-type cytochrome: protein MEKIQKTLALLSNLLKILITIVSCLLLFLIALICAPGYFQELVKPPEKIAAMDATTKVSQPRAKMWQAPDTSDIPKNEQGDLIRYGRELIVHTAEYLGPKGKVMQISNGMNCQNCHLDAGTKIMGNNYAAVYSTYPKFRARSGTKETVIKRISDCFERSLNGTKPDSASREMTAMMAYMKWLEKDTPKGETPKGTGLEKLAYLDRAADPKNGSLIYQAKCESCHGVNGEGILNPEKNAYVYPPLWGKNSYNDGAGLYRVSSFAGYVVNNMPFGASYENKLLTDKEAWDLAAFVNSQPRPHKDQSSDWVDISKKPIDFPFAPYADGFSQKQHKLGPFEPISKAKKESK, encoded by the coding sequence ATGGAAAAGATACAGAAAACACTGGCCTTACTCAGTAACCTGCTTAAAATCTTGATTACCATTGTCTCATGCCTGCTGCTCTTTCTGATAGCATTAATTTGTGCACCAGGGTATTTTCAAGAATTAGTAAAGCCACCTGAAAAAATTGCCGCTATGGATGCAACCACCAAAGTATCGCAACCCAGAGCAAAAATGTGGCAGGCACCAGACACATCAGATATCCCCAAGAATGAACAAGGTGATTTAATCCGGTACGGGCGTGAGCTGATTGTACACACAGCGGAGTACCTGGGGCCAAAAGGCAAAGTAATGCAGATCAGCAACGGCATGAATTGCCAGAATTGCCACCTGGATGCAGGGACAAAAATTATGGGTAACAACTACGCTGCTGTATATAGCACCTATCCAAAGTTCAGGGCGCGTTCAGGCACCAAAGAAACGGTGATCAAACGGATTTCGGATTGTTTTGAAAGGAGTCTGAATGGAACAAAACCCGACAGTGCCAGCAGGGAAATGACCGCAATGATGGCTTATATGAAATGGCTTGAAAAAGATACACCCAAGGGGGAAACGCCCAAAGGAACGGGTTTGGAAAAACTTGCTTATCTGGACAGAGCGGCAGATCCAAAAAACGGTAGTCTGATTTATCAAGCAAAATGCGAAAGTTGTCATGGCGTCAACGGGGAAGGAATATTAAACCCCGAGAAAAACGCTTACGTCTATCCCCCGCTTTGGGGCAAAAATAGCTACAACGACGGAGCGGGGCTCTACAGGGTTTCTTCCTTTGCAGGTTATGTTGTGAACAACATGCCCTTCGGCGCGAGTTATGAAAACAAGCTGTTGACCGATAAAGAAGCCTGGGACCTTGCTGCGTTCGTCAATTCTCAGCCTCGCCCTCACAAAGACCAGAGCAGCGACTGGGTAGATATCAGTAAAAAACCCATCGATTTTCCGTTCGCACCTTATGCTGATGGTTTTTCGCAGAAACAGCACAAACTCGGGCCTTTCGAGCCAATTTCAAAAGCAAAAAAAGAAAGTAAATAA
- a CDS encoding sulfite exporter TauE/SafE family protein produces MEIMAYLASVLIGISLGLVGGGGSILTVPVLVYLFGVPPLLSTSYSLFIVGSTSLIGAIRNYKNGLLNVRTALLFGATSVTTVFLVRKFLIPQIPNQLFELGDFQVTEPILTMALFGVLMIAASVGMIKDNTQSAKKAQRQGHSFFKLFAFGTGIGLTTGLLGAGGGFLLIPTLVLLLGMPMKEAVGTSLLIIALNSLIGFAGDLGHFQIYWGFLLTVTSIAIAGLFLGGLIGNYLNVDRLKRGFGWFVLVMGAYIIIHEFI; encoded by the coding sequence ATGGAAATTATGGCTTATTTGGCGTCTGTGTTGATTGGTATTTCGCTCGGTTTAGTAGGGGGAGGAGGTTCCATCTTAACGGTGCCCGTGCTGGTTTACTTATTTGGTGTACCGCCATTGCTTTCTACTTCCTATTCCCTATTCATTGTCGGCTCTACCAGTCTGATCGGAGCAATTCGGAACTATAAAAACGGGTTATTGAATGTCCGCACCGCCTTACTATTCGGGGCAACCTCGGTTACGACCGTGTTTTTGGTCAGAAAATTTCTCATTCCTCAAATCCCAAACCAACTCTTTGAACTAGGAGACTTTCAGGTCACGGAGCCAATTCTAACTATGGCCTTGTTCGGGGTGTTGATGATAGCTGCATCAGTGGGCATGATAAAAGACAACACTCAGTCAGCCAAAAAGGCCCAGCGTCAAGGTCATAGTTTTTTCAAGCTCTTTGCATTCGGCACAGGCATAGGACTAACAACCGGGCTTCTCGGTGCCGGTGGAGGTTTTTTACTAATCCCAACACTGGTTTTGCTACTCGGGATGCCCATGAAGGAGGCAGTTGGAACATCTCTTTTGATCATTGCTCTAAACTCTCTGATTGGTTTTGCGGGTGATTTGGGGCATTTTCAAATTTATTGGGGATTTCTTCTGACCGTTACCAGTATTGCTATTGCCGGTCTTTTTCTCGGTGGATTGATTGGAAATTACCTTAATGTGGACCGTTTAAAGAGGGGCTTTGGTTGGTTTGTCCTGGTGATGGGCGCTTACATTATCATCCACGAATTCATTTGA
- a CDS encoding methyltransferase family protein produces the protein MRKKKDLIFVGIQLALFGLYVFLPAVRIFKIWSGVKLVGLAVALTGMIMIVTSMFQIRRSLTPFPSPVKRGKLVTTGIYKYIRHPIYSGIFLLTSGYGLQATDSLRVIISLALLLLFYFKSRYEEKMLVAFYDDYRQYRSHTYRFFPFL, from the coding sequence ATGAGAAAAAAGAAAGATCTCATCTTCGTTGGTATTCAGCTTGCCTTATTTGGCCTATATGTGTTTTTACCCGCCGTCAGGATTTTCAAAATTTGGTCGGGTGTAAAACTAGTGGGATTAGCGGTTGCCCTCACCGGAATGATCATGATTGTCACGTCAATGTTTCAGATAAGGAGAAGCCTTACACCGTTTCCATCGCCAGTGAAACGTGGGAAGCTTGTTACAACAGGAATATATAAATATATCCGGCACCCGATTTATTCCGGCATTTTTCTTCTCACTTCCGGTTATGGTTTACAGGCTACAGATTCTCTTAGGGTCATAATCAGCCTTGCATTGTTGCTGCTGTTTTACTTTAAGTCACGCTACGAAGAAAAGATGTTGGTGGCATTCTATGATGATTACCGGCAATATCGAAGTCATACCTACCGATTTTTCCCTTTTTTATAA
- a CDS encoding LysR family transcriptional regulator, which yields MNFDFRLRVFHTVAKRLNFTKAADELFITQPAITKHIRELEAQLKTKVFDRNGTKIKLTRAGELLLARTEQIFEIYRALEFEINALNNENSGMLRIGASTTVAQYVLPSLLAAFHNRFPEIEVSLVIKNTDQIQLALTEKQIDIGIIEGRSRDPKIHYAPFLNDEIVLVTSARSTIAKNGTITLAELARIPIILREPGSGTLEVIAYALKEKGVSLSDLNKQMQLAGSESIKRYIQNAPCAAFLSIHSILDELSHNQCRVIDIEGFSIERAFHFATLHGQPDGLAELFMNFAVHHKK from the coding sequence ATGAATTTTGATTTTCGCCTTCGGGTTTTTCATACTGTTGCCAAGCGGCTCAACTTCACAAAAGCGGCAGATGAGCTTTTCATTACCCAGCCAGCAATCACAAAACATATTCGCGAACTTGAAGCGCAGCTAAAAACCAAGGTTTTTGACCGGAACGGTACAAAAATCAAGCTGACACGCGCGGGCGAGCTGTTGCTTGCGCGAACGGAGCAGATCTTTGAGATTTACCGCGCACTTGAATTTGAAATCAATGCGCTGAATAATGAAAATAGTGGCATGCTAAGGATTGGGGCCAGCACCACCGTTGCCCAATATGTTTTGCCATCGTTGCTGGCGGCTTTTCATAACCGCTTTCCGGAAATCGAGGTCTCATTGGTAATCAAGAATACCGACCAGATCCAGCTGGCCTTAACCGAGAAGCAAATCGATATAGGCATCATCGAAGGAAGATCACGTGATCCTAAGATACATTATGCACCATTTCTGAATGATGAAATTGTCCTGGTCACCAGTGCCCGGAGCACCATTGCCAAAAATGGGACAATCACACTTGCTGAGCTGGCCCGCATCCCTATCATCCTCAGAGAGCCGGGCTCGGGTACCTTGGAGGTGATTGCCTACGCATTGAAAGAGAAGGGGGTCTCATTATCGGACCTGAACAAACAAATGCAGCTGGCAGGGAGTGAGAGTATCAAAAGATACATACAGAATGCGCCCTGTGCCGCCTTCCTTTCCATCCATTCCATTTTGGATGAGCTATCCCACAACCAGTGCCGTGTGATCGACATCGAAGGCTTTTCAATAGAAAGGGCTTTTCACTTTGCCACGCTCCATGGCCAACCGGATGGCCTCGCTGAGTTATTCATGAACTTCGCTGTTCATCACAAAAAGTAA
- a CDS encoding DUF6691 family protein, with product MKALKFIVTGVLFGIVMAKSEAVSWYRIQEMFRFQSFHMFGIIGTALLVGIVAVFMIKRYHIKDYSGNPITFHDKTGRWLRYLLGGIIFGLGWALTGACPGPMFVNLGFGYWSMLIVISGALAGTFLYGLVRRWLPH from the coding sequence ATGAAAGCTTTAAAATTTATAGTTACCGGAGTACTTTTTGGCATAGTGATGGCTAAATCCGAGGCCGTCTCCTGGTACAGGATTCAGGAAATGTTCCGCTTTCAGTCATTTCATATGTTCGGCATAATCGGTACAGCGCTATTGGTCGGCATTGTCGCCGTCTTTATGATCAAACGTTATCACATTAAAGATTACAGCGGCAATCCAATCACATTTCACGACAAAACCGGCCGTTGGCTACGGTATTTGCTCGGGGGTATCATTTTTGGTTTGGGATGGGCGTTGACCGGGGCTTGTCCGGGACCTATGTTCGTAAACCTGGGGTTTGGTTATTGGTCGATGCTGATCGTGATATCGGGGGCATTGGCCGGAACATTCTTGTATGGCCTGGTCAGGCGATGGTTACCTCACTAA
- a CDS encoding YeeE/YedE family protein: MMITGNIEVIPTDFSLFYNNVTQLIFMLDLIRQPWPWYASGFAISAIMVLLLYFGKSFGFSSNLRTICSMAGAGSKSDFFDFDWKGEIWNLLFLVGSILGGYIVSVWLNSPAPLQLSETTITDLHKLGISFDGGLNPDQLFGRQILSSPKTILLLLAGGVLVGFGSRYAGGCTSGHAISGLSNLQIPSLIAVVGFFIGGLAMTHLIFPVLFKL; this comes from the coding sequence ATGATGATTACCGGCAATATCGAAGTCATACCTACCGATTTTTCCCTTTTTTATAATAATGTCACACAATTGATTTTTATGCTTGATCTAATCCGCCAACCTTGGCCCTGGTATGCTTCGGGCTTTGCCATTTCCGCCATCATGGTTTTGCTACTCTATTTTGGAAAGTCTTTCGGGTTTTCTTCCAACCTGCGGACAATTTGCTCGATGGCCGGGGCCGGCAGTAAGTCAGACTTTTTTGACTTTGACTGGAAGGGTGAAATCTGGAACCTTCTGTTCCTGGTAGGTTCAATCCTTGGCGGCTATATCGTCTCGGTATGGCTTAATAGCCCAGCTCCGCTTCAATTGTCTGAGACAACTATTACCGATTTGCATAAACTTGGCATAAGCTTCGATGGGGGCCTGAACCCTGATCAGCTATTCGGCCGTCAAATTCTATCGTCTCCAAAAACAATTCTGCTTCTTTTGGCTGGCGGCGTGCTGGTTGGATTTGGATCCAGATATGCAGGTGGATGTACATCAGGTCACGCAATCAGCGGGCTATCAAACCTTCAAATTCCGTCCCTGATCGCAGTGGTGGGTTTTTTCATTGGCGGGCTTGCCATGACCCACCTTATTTTTCCTGTTCTTTTCAAGTTATGA
- a CDS encoding YidH family protein: MENRPFNDHKKNAGDHLANERTFLAWVRTSIGIMGFGFVVVKFSLFVRQIAAALGSKSQVHSTGYSPVIGVLLVSLGALTTLFSYVRYMNTKKQLEQGQYYQSSLLIKSMTAVIFLASVLLIIYLIKTT; the protein is encoded by the coding sequence ATGGAAAACAGGCCTTTCAATGATCACAAGAAGAATGCGGGGGATCACCTTGCCAACGAAAGGACCTTTCTGGCATGGGTCCGGACCAGCATCGGTATCATGGGGTTTGGTTTCGTTGTTGTCAAGTTCTCGTTGTTCGTTCGGCAAATTGCGGCTGCGTTAGGAAGCAAATCACAAGTACATTCCACGGGTTATTCGCCTGTTATCGGCGTGTTGCTGGTTAGCTTGGGGGCGCTGACAACGCTATTTTCCTATGTCCGTTATATGAATACAAAAAAGCAGTTGGAACAGGGGCAATACTATCAGTCCTCCCTTTTAATAAAATCGATGACGGCAGTGATCTTTTTGGCCAGCGTACTACTCATTATTTATCTGATTAAGACAACCTGA
- a CDS encoding DUF2892 domain-containing protein — protein sequence MKTTHELPLNVTLFETILRLCVMMWLPFLLYFPGLIIYLLVAAYYLLVTAMTSFCPIKYLWQRYRHIEIPVAKQALQFH from the coding sequence ATGAAAACGACCCATGAACTTCCGTTAAATGTCACACTCTTTGAAACAATTTTGAGGTTGTGCGTGATGATGTGGCTGCCTTTCCTGCTGTATTTTCCAGGACTGATCATTTATCTCCTCGTGGCGGCCTACTATCTGCTGGTGACAGCAATGACAAGCTTTTGTCCCATTAAGTATTTATGGCAGCGCTACCGTCACATCGAAATTCCCGTGGCCAAACAAGCATTACAATTTCACTGA
- a CDS encoding MBL fold metallo-hydrolase produces MKIHQFEDQYLSHYSYAILSECESKVVLIDPARNPQPYYDFAAQNGAVIIAVIETHSHADFVSSHLEISQTTSSPIYASAHTGASYDHIPFDDGSSLSFGKIVLKPLNTPGHSEDSISIVLEHNGIAKAIFSGDTLFIGDCGRPDLRESDSDASSQRGKLATKMYDSLREKILTLDDAVVLYPAHGAGTLCGKALSDANSSTIGQEKLTNWSLQEMTKEDFIQRLTSDQPFIPVYFPFDVALNKKGAAHFKPGLEGVKRINLTTEPQNRLEDNILIIDTRDERIFKEGHLPNSVNMMDGKKFETWLGSIIKPEETFYLTGDSWQVLERLIERTASIGYEPAIKSAFVAGPAPLQTPLLDKVHFRQNQNKYSIIDVRNLSEAAEDKIFESSISIPLADIREKIGLVPLDKPIAVHCASGYRSAVGSSLIAALLNGQVQVFDIGDFVKEFSKQSIVS; encoded by the coding sequence ATGAAAATCCATCAATTTGAAGATCAATATCTTTCGCATTACAGCTATGCTATTTTGAGCGAATGTGAGAGCAAAGTCGTATTAATTGATCCAGCCCGGAACCCGCAGCCATATTACGATTTTGCTGCACAGAATGGCGCAGTGATCATTGCAGTAATAGAAACCCATTCACATGCTGATTTCGTCAGCAGTCACTTGGAAATCAGTCAGACAACAAGTTCTCCAATTTACGCAAGTGCCCACACCGGGGCAAGCTATGACCATATCCCTTTCGATGATGGCAGTTCGCTTTCGTTTGGAAAGATTGTGCTGAAACCTTTGAACACCCCCGGGCACTCCGAGGATAGTATTTCAATTGTTTTGGAGCACAATGGCATCGCCAAGGCCATTTTCAGCGGGGATACGCTGTTTATTGGGGATTGTGGCCGTCCGGATCTGAGGGAATCGGATAGTGATGCCAGCAGTCAGCGGGGGAAACTCGCAACGAAGATGTACGATTCTCTGCGCGAAAAGATTCTCACCCTGGACGACGCTGTTGTGCTTTATCCGGCCCATGGTGCAGGGACACTTTGTGGAAAAGCGCTTAGCGATGCAAACAGCAGCACGATCGGGCAGGAGAAACTTACAAACTGGTCATTACAAGAAATGACCAAAGAGGACTTTATCCAAAGACTTACGTCAGACCAGCCTTTTATCCCCGTCTATTTTCCGTTCGATGTTGCACTTAATAAAAAAGGTGCTGCGCATTTCAAACCCGGTCTCGAAGGTGTAAAGAGAATTAACCTAACGACGGAGCCTCAAAATCGCTTGGAAGATAACATTCTGATCATCGATACCCGTGATGAACGAATTTTTAAAGAGGGACATTTGCCCAATTCGGTCAACATGATGGATGGAAAGAAGTTTGAGACCTGGCTGGGAAGTATCATCAAGCCAGAAGAAACATTCTACCTAACCGGAGACTCCTGGCAGGTTTTAGAAAGGCTAATTGAGCGCACGGCATCCATCGGATACGAACCAGCCATCAAATCAGCATTTGTGGCGGGGCCTGCGCCGCTGCAAACACCACTTCTGGATAAAGTACACTTCCGTCAGAATCAAAATAAGTATTCCATTATCGACGTAAGAAACCTTTCGGAAGCTGCTGAAGATAAAATTTTTGAAAGCAGCATTTCTATTCCCCTTGCCGACATACGTGAAAAAATAGGGTTAGTTCCACTTGACAAACCAATCGCGGTTCATTGCGCCTCAGGGTATAGAAGTGCAGTCGGAAGCTCATTGATTGCTGCATTACTTAATGGTCAGGTACAGGTTTTTGATATTGGTGATTTTGTGAAGGAGTTTAGCAAACAATCAATAGTATCCTGA
- a CDS encoding class I SAM-dependent methyltransferase, with protein MMDNTLQRHWDNTYLSKGPDQLSWSQSLPEPSLSLIKSTGITKTDAIIDIGGGDAALIENLLSEGYSDLTVLDISSAAIDRARKRLRERAEKIKWIVCNILDFAPARPYMLWHDRATFHFLTETQDIKKYKDIVSEFVDKDLIIGTFSENGPTMCSGLPVRRYNLESLELFFNDDFQIKQSVISDHVTPFGSVQSFVFTHFFK; from the coding sequence ATGATGGACAACACACTTCAACGCCATTGGGACAACACTTACTTATCCAAAGGGCCAGACCAGTTGAGCTGGTCGCAAAGCCTGCCTGAGCCCTCGCTTTCGCTGATAAAGTCCACCGGCATCACAAAGACAGATGCGATCATCGATATCGGAGGCGGCGATGCCGCACTGATCGAAAATCTGCTCAGCGAAGGCTATTCGGATTTGACCGTTCTGGATATTTCCAGTGCGGCCATTGACAGGGCGAGAAAACGACTTAGGGAACGGGCAGAAAAGATAAAATGGATCGTGTGCAACATCCTCGATTTTGCTCCCGCCCGGCCCTACATGTTATGGCACGACCGGGCAACTTTTCATTTTTTGACAGAAACCCAGGATATTAAAAAGTATAAGGATATCGTCAGCGAGTTTGTGGATAAGGATTTGATCATCGGCACCTTCTCTGAAAATGGCCCCACAATGTGCAGCGGATTGCCGGTGAGAAGATATAATCTCGAATCATTGGAATTATTTTTTAATGATGATTTTCAGATTAAGCAAAGCGTCATTTCCGATCATGTTACGCCGTTTGGTTCAGTACAGAGCTTTGTTTTTACACATTTTTTTAAGTGA